A genomic stretch from Rhodothermales bacterium includes:
- a CDS encoding solute carrier family 26 protein, whose product MELLRRFFPPATWLPAYDATTLKSDVLAGVTVGVMLIPQGMAYALIAGLPPIYGLYSALVPLIGYALFGSSRQLAVGPVAMVSLLVAAGIAPLAPQDSADYIRLAVILALMVGAIQFLLGAIRFGFLVNFLSHPVLSGFTSAAALIIASSQIKNLLGVEIPRSNFVHEIVWSAIRQSADVHPAAVIIGVASIVILVAIRRWKRTLPGALFAVVAATLAVWLTSANEAGLAIVGAVPEGLPSFGLPTFTTAEIAALAPTAMVIALIGFMESIAVAKSFASRNRYRIDANQELIGLGVANIAGAFFQSFPTTGGFSRTAINAEAGAKTTVASLVSALIIALTLLFLTPLFFYMPKAALAAIIIVAVMGLIDFKEAVFLWKVDRRDFFLMLLTFVATLMLGIEEGILVGVVASLIVVVYQSSRPYTAVLGRLPGSQTYKNVDRNPTAVAPEGVLVVRIDASLYFANTEHVKDRLQGAGPDIRAVVLDMYPVNKLDSSALHAVAEVLEVLEVRAVRFYVSGAKGPVRDVLVKAGLEDRVGAANFHATIHDAVEAAQSHIRAAGPADTTTASP is encoded by the coding sequence ATGGAGCTTCTCCGCCGCTTCTTCCCGCCGGCGACATGGCTTCCCGCATACGACGCGACCACCCTCAAGAGTGACGTTCTCGCTGGCGTGACCGTTGGTGTTATGCTCATTCCTCAAGGGATGGCATACGCCCTGATCGCCGGATTGCCACCGATCTACGGGCTGTATTCCGCGCTCGTGCCGCTTATCGGATATGCACTGTTCGGTTCGTCGAGGCAGCTCGCGGTGGGACCCGTCGCGATGGTTTCCCTCCTTGTTGCCGCAGGGATCGCACCCCTGGCCCCGCAGGACAGCGCCGATTACATCCGGCTCGCTGTTATCCTTGCCCTCATGGTGGGCGCCATTCAATTCCTGCTCGGGGCTATCCGTTTTGGCTTCCTGGTAAACTTCCTTTCACACCCGGTGCTGTCGGGATTCACGTCCGCCGCGGCACTCATCATCGCATCAAGTCAGATCAAGAATCTTCTTGGTGTAGAGATTCCTCGCTCCAACTTTGTGCACGAAATCGTGTGGAGCGCCATCCGACAGAGTGCCGACGTCCATCCAGCCGCCGTCATCATCGGTGTCGCCAGCATTGTGATCCTGGTGGCCATCCGAAGATGGAAGCGAACCCTGCCGGGAGCGCTGTTTGCGGTCGTCGCAGCTACACTCGCCGTGTGGCTGACGTCTGCGAATGAAGCCGGACTGGCCATAGTCGGAGCGGTACCGGAAGGGTTGCCATCATTCGGACTGCCGACATTCACGACGGCCGAAATTGCTGCGCTGGCACCTACGGCCATGGTCATTGCGCTCATAGGCTTTATGGAGTCGATAGCCGTTGCAAAATCATTTGCTTCGCGTAATCGCTACCGGATCGACGCCAATCAGGAACTCATCGGACTCGGGGTCGCAAACATCGCCGGTGCCTTCTTTCAGTCCTTTCCTACGACCGGGGGTTTCTCCAGGACGGCCATCAACGCGGAAGCCGGCGCGAAGACGACGGTCGCATCGCTCGTGAGCGCATTGATCATTGCGCTCACGCTGCTGTTCCTGACTCCTCTCTTCTTCTACATGCCGAAGGCCGCCCTGGCAGCCATCATCATCGTGGCCGTGATGGGACTGATCGATTTCAAAGAGGCTGTGTTTCTGTGGAAGGTCGACAGACGCGACTTCTTCCTGATGCTCCTGACTTTCGTTGCGACACTTATGCTCGGGATCGAGGAAGGTATCCTCGTCGGCGTAGTTGCATCATTGATTGTCGTCGTGTACCAGTCATCTCGACCCTACACAGCGGTGCTTGGAAGACTTCCCGGTTCCCAGACCTACAAGAACGTGGACCGCAATCCGACTGCGGTGGCCCCCGAGGGTGTACTTGTCGTTCGTATTGATGCCTCGCTGTATTTCGCAAACACGGAACACGTCAAGGACCGACTGCAGGGTGCAGGACCGGACATACGGGCCGTCGTTCTCGACATGTATCCGGTAAACAAGCTCGACTCATCGGCTCTGCATGCCGTCGCGGAGGTGCTGGAAGTCCTGGAGGTCCGGGCGGTTCGCTTCTACGTGTCAGGCGCAAAAGGGCCGGTTCGGGACGTTCTGGTGAAGGCCGGCCTTGAGGATCGCGTGGGAGCTGCGAACTTCCATGCTACC
- a CDS encoding MBL fold metallo-hydrolase produces the protein MFFRQVFDEKLAQYAYLIGCQATGEAIVIDPERDIDQYVKIATGEGLEIVAVTETHIHADFLSGSREFAEQHDVHVYLSDEGDADWKYEWVKKGDYNYTLLKDGDAFKIGNIELRAVHTPGHTPEHLSFLVTDLGGGANEPMGMASGDFVFVGDLGRPDLLESAAGVQGAMEPSARVLHSSVQEFLKLPDYMQIWPGHGAGSACGKALGAVPETTVGYERRFNAAIQTAIEGEADFVNYILEGQPEPPMYFARMKRDNKIGPPVLGSLPQPQLLTARELVKLSDRTDIAVLDTRLDRTAFMAGHLPGSIFAPLNKTFPTIAGSYVDEGVPIYLVVEESELMDAVRSLVRIGLDEVAGYATPDTLLVYDETHGKLHSIEEVKFDSVKAHGNVGDVDVLDVRGISEYQEGHVPNALNIAHTRLFLRCDELPKNRKLLVHCGTGARAASAASLLSRSGRTVSLVNDEWTNWAQMGEVVTGSPELETTG, from the coding sequence ATGTTTTTCAGACAGGTATTTGACGAAAAGCTGGCCCAGTATGCATACCTGATCGGCTGTCAGGCCACTGGAGAGGCTATCGTGATCGACCCTGAGCGGGACATCGATCAGTACGTCAAGATTGCAACTGGCGAGGGCCTCGAGATCGTGGCCGTCACCGAGACACACATCCACGCGGACTTCCTTTCCGGCTCGCGCGAGTTCGCCGAGCAGCATGATGTTCACGTCTACCTATCCGACGAGGGCGACGCAGACTGGAAGTACGAGTGGGTGAAGAAGGGTGACTACAACTACACGTTGTTGAAAGACGGCGACGCCTTCAAAATCGGAAACATCGAACTTCGTGCCGTTCACACGCCCGGGCATACGCCGGAACACCTGAGTTTTCTGGTGACGGATCTTGGTGGTGGAGCGAACGAACCGATGGGAATGGCCAGCGGTGACTTCGTGTTCGTCGGAGATCTGGGTCGACCCGACTTGCTCGAGTCGGCCGCCGGCGTCCAGGGCGCAATGGAGCCCTCGGCCAGGGTCCTCCATTCTTCTGTGCAGGAATTCCTGAAGCTGCCTGACTATATGCAGATATGGCCGGGCCACGGCGCCGGCTCCGCATGTGGCAAAGCTCTCGGCGCCGTTCCGGAGACGACAGTAGGGTACGAACGACGCTTCAACGCAGCGATCCAGACCGCCATCGAAGGCGAAGCGGACTTCGTCAACTACATTTTGGAGGGCCAGCCCGAGCCGCCGATGTATTTCGCGCGGATGAAACGCGATAACAAGATCGGGCCTCCCGTTCTGGGGTCGCTACCGCAACCGCAGCTCCTTACCGCCCGCGAGCTCGTCAAGCTCTCGGACCGGACCGACATCGCGGTACTCGACACCCGGCTCGACAGAACAGCGTTCATGGCCGGCCACCTGCCGGGAAGCATCTTTGCACCGCTCAACAAGACGTTCCCGACCATCGCCGGATCGTACGTGGATGAGGGAGTGCCGATCTATCTGGTGGTCGAGGAGAGTGAACTGATGGACGCCGTACGATCACTCGTCCGCATCGGGCTCGATGAAGTCGCAGGCTATGCAACGCCTGATACGTTGCTCGTGTACGACGAAACACACGGCAAGCTTCACAGCATCGAGGAAGTGAAGTTCGACTCGGTCAAGGCTCATGGCAACGTTGGAGACGTGGACGTACTTGACGTGCGTGGTATCTCCGAATACCAGGAAGGACACGTGCCAAACGCTCTCAATATTGCTCACACACGTCTTTTTCTCCGCTGTGACGAGCTGCCAAAGAACCGCAAGCTCCTCGTGCACTGCGGAACAGGAGCTCGCGCGGCATCAGCCGCTTCTCTCCTCTCTCGTTCCGGCCGGACCGTCTCGCTGGTCAACGACGAATGGACCAACTGGGCCCAGATGGGTGAGGTTGTGACCGGCTCACCGGAACTCGAGACAACCGGTTGA
- a CDS encoding YeeE/YedE family protein, producing the protein MQVSDSQQAVAGTADSVLKPARDGLLKYLLVGIAFGIVFTKSEVISWFRIQEMFRFQAFHMYGIIGSAVVVAALSVFLIKKTNAKTFKGSEISIPPKMLGKGYRYWIGGTIFGLGWALTGACPGPIFALIGNGVLVMVVTLLSALAGTWAYSALRPKLPH; encoded by the coding sequence ATGCAAGTTTCAGACTCTCAGCAGGCGGTGGCGGGAACGGCGGATTCTGTCCTCAAACCGGCTCGTGACGGCCTTCTCAAATATCTTCTGGTGGGCATCGCGTTTGGTATCGTGTTCACCAAGAGCGAAGTGATTTCCTGGTTTCGAATTCAGGAGATGTTTCGCTTTCAAGCGTTTCACATGTATGGGATTATTGGCTCTGCGGTAGTCGTCGCAGCGCTGTCCGTGTTTCTGATCAAGAAGACAAACGCAAAGACGTTCAAAGGCAGCGAGATCTCCATCCCCCCGAAGATGCTGGGCAAAGGATATCGCTACTGGATCGGAGGCACCATCTTTGGACTCGGCTGGGCACTCACGGGAGCCTGCCCGGGCCCGATCTTCGCGCTCATCGGTAACGGCGTTCTTGTGATGGTCGTCACATTGTTGAGCGCCCTCGCCGGTACGTGGGCCTATTCCGCGCTCAGGCCAAAATTGCCGCACTAG